The Triticum aestivum cultivar Chinese Spring chromosome 3A, IWGSC CS RefSeq v2.1, whole genome shotgun sequence genome includes a region encoding these proteins:
- the LOC123058633 gene encoding signal recognition particle 54 kDa protein 2-like has translation MVLAQLGGSLSRALARMTSATVVDERVLGDCLNEITRALLQADVQFDMVRGMQASVKRAIDLGTLAAGTDKRRVIKGAVVDELCNMLDAGKPAFAPKKGKPCVVMFVGLQGSGKTTTCMKYAHYHQKIGFKPALVCADTFRAGAFDQLKQNATKIMVPFYGSYMESDPVKIAAEGVERFRKENCDLIIVDTSGRHKQEAALFEEMRQVSEATKPDLVIFVMDSSIGQAAFAQAQAFRQSVPVGAVIVTKMDGHAKGGGALSAVAATKSPVIFIGTGEHKDELEDFDVRPFVGRLLGMGDLPGLMKKARQVVPADQQPDLMKRLMEGNFTLRLMYEQFQNLGKIGSIDQIFSMLPGFSSELMPQGHEKQGEAKIKRYMTMMDSMTDAELDSENPKLMKESRIIRIARGSGRPVKDVLDMLEEYKRLAKVWTNVIKRLRKSNKGNTNAQHISKSLPPELLTQIGGIGGLRSLLNQTVSKEMGGGDR, from the exons ATGGTGCTAGCGCAGCTCGGCGGGAGCCTCTCCCGCGCGCTGGCGCGGATGACGAGCGCCACGGTCGTCGACGAGAGGGTCCTCGGCGACTGCCTCAACGAGATCACCCGCGCGCTCCTGCAGGCCGACGTCCAGTTCGACATGGTCCGCGGCATGCAGGCCAGCGTCAAGCGCGCCATCGACCTCGGGACGCTCGCCGCCGGCACCGACAAGCGCCGCGTCATCAAGGGG GCCGTCGTCGATGAGCTGTGCAACATGTTGGACGCCGGGAAGCCCGCCTTCGCTCCCAAGAAAGGGAAGCCGTGCGTGGTTATGTTTGTTGGTTTGCAAG GTTCTGGGAAAACTACCACTTGTATGAAATATGCTCATTATCATCAGAAGATAGGATTCAAACCAGCACTGGTTTGTGCTGATACATTCAGGGCTGGTGCTTTTGATCAGTTAAAACAGAATGCGACAAAGATCATGGTTCCTTTTTATGGAAG CTACATGGAATCTGATCCAGTAAAAATTGCTGCTGAGGGCGTGGAGAGGTTTAGAAAAGAAAATTGCGATCTCATAATTGTAGATACAAGTGGAAGGCACAAACAAGAAGCAGCCCTCTTTGAAGAAATGCGCCAAGTTTCAGAAGCAACG AAACCAGACCTGGTAATATTTGTGATGGACAGTAGCATTGGTCAGGCTGCCTTTGCTCAGGCCCAAGCATTCAGGCAAAGTGTTCCGGTTGGTGCTGTAATTGTTACAAAAATGGATGGCCATGCGAAAGGAGGTGGCGCACTTAGCGC TGTCGCAGCAACGAAAAGTCCAGTGATATTTATTGGAACTGGAGAACACAAAGACGAGCTAGAAGATTTTGATGTGAGACCATTTGTTGGTCGCCTATTAG GTATGGGAGATTTGCCAGGCTTGATGAAGAAGGCTCGTCAAGTCGTACCCGCTGATCAACAACCTGACCTTATGAAGAGACTGATGGAAGGAAACTTTACTCTGAGACTTATGTACGAGCAATTCCAGAACCTTGGTAAAATTGGCTCTATTGACCAG ATCTTCTCCATGTTGCCTGGATTTAGTTCTGAATTGATGCCACAAGGACATGAGAAGCAGGGTGAGGCCAAGATAAAGCGGTATATGACGATGATGGATTCCATGACAGACGCAG AGCTTGACAGCGAAAATCCGAAGCTGATGAAGGAATCCCGAATTATTCGGATTGCTCGGGGATCTGGCCGGCCTGTCAAGGATGTCTTGGACATGCTGGAAGAATACAAACGGCTTGCGAAGGTGTGGACCAATGTAATAAAACGGCTAAGGAAGTCAAACAAAGGAAACACGAATGCTCAGCACATCAGCAAGTCTCTCCCTCCAGAGCTACTGACTCAGATAGGCGGCATTGGTGGATTACGGTCTCTGCTGAATCAGACGGTCTCAAAAGAAATGGGCGGTGGTGATAGGTAA
- the LOC123058635 gene encoding pentatricopeptide repeat-containing protein At5g66500, mitochondrial-like: MARTATPLSALLRGLSSRPSHSPAFHAALLKSSSLSSPNPATALLTAYAKAGLPGAASRLFDEMPVRDAVAWNALLACHVRHARCGAVAEVFRGMAAAGFAPTAATLCTMLKACASSRAVRPGRQVHARTVLACHGDVIMTTALVDLYMSCGCVEEAKRLFIHTDCPKDVALCNSVLSGCVENGQFREAFLMLRGIELNGITLTCALTACSAAANLAYGLQVHCKVLRCGFDSETVLCNALIDMYAKCGRTTAARVVFDRMTCRNIVSWSSMIDGYSRHGHGKEALDLFEGMEKAVPIVLPNAITFLAVLSACGHSGLVDEGRSKLHLMKRKYAIDPGPEHYACFIDMLGRAGLIDEAWDLYCCLHSNKSQLHGAICVAMLNACMANMDVARGNMVAEHIMEVDPQNPRNLVLISNFHAAAGQWSISDGSRKVIMDKGLNKEAASSHVSIG, encoded by the coding sequence ATGGCTCGCACGGCCACTCCGCTCTCGGCGCTGCTCCGCGGCCTCTCTTCCCgcccttcccactcccccgcattcCACGCCGCGCTGCTCAAGTCATCTTCCCTCTCCAGCCCCAACCCGGCCACCGCCCTCCTTACCGCCTACGCAAAAGCCGGCCTCCCAGGCGCCGCCTCCCGCCTGTTTGACGAAATGCCCGTGCGCGACGCCGTTGCCTGGAACGCGCTCCTTGCATGCCATGTCCGTCACGCGCGCTGCGGTGCCGTCGCTGAAGTCTTCCGCGGCATGGCGGCTGCCGGGTTCGCGCCAACGGCCGCCACCCTCTGCACCATGCTCAAGGCCTGTGCTTCCTCCCGCGCAGTCCGCCCCGGCCGCCAGGTTCATGCGCGGACAGTTCTTGCATGCCACGGTGATGTCATTATGACGACAGCTCTTGTTGATCTCTACATGAGCTGCGGCTGTGTCGAGGAGGCGAAGAGGCTGTTTATCCACACGGACTGCCCCAAGGACGTGGCGCTGTGCAACTCTGTTCTTTCAGGATGCGTGGAGAATGGCCAGTTCCGGGAGGCTTTCTTGATGCTGAGGGGAATTGAACTCAATGGAATCACACTGACTTGCGCTCTCACAGCTTGCTCAGCCGCAGCAAATCTGGCATACGGCCTTCAAGTGCACTGCAAGGTTCTCCGATGCGGGTTTGATTCTGAGACTGTCCTATGCAATGCACTTATTGACATGTATGCAAAGTGTGGGCGGACAACGGCTGCACGTGTGGTGTTTGATCGGATGACTTGCAGAAACATTGTTTCCTGGTCTAGCATGATTGATGGTTATAGTCGCCATGGGCATGGCAAAGAGGCTTTGGATTTGTTTGAGGGGATGGAGAAAGCTGTACCCATTGTCTTGCCTAATGCTATTACATTTCTTGCTGTTCTCTCAGCTTGTGGACACTCTGGTCTTGTGGATGAAGGCCGGTCCAAGTTACATCTGATGAAAAGAAAGTATGCAATTGATCCAGGACCAGAGCACTACGCATGTTTTATTGACATGTTAGGCCGGGCAGGACTGATTGATGAGGCATGGGATCTCTACTGTTGTTTACATTCGAATAAAAGTCAGCTCCATGGTGCAATCTGTGTGGCTATGCTGAATGCATGTATGGCTAACATGGATGTGGCAAGAGGAAACATGGTTGCTGAGCATATTATGGAGGTTGATCCACAGAATCCTCGAAATCTTGTGTTAATATCAAATTTTCACGCTGCTGCTGGACAATGGTCTATATCAGATGGATCAAGGAAGGTTATAATGGACAAGGGTCTCAATAAAGAAGCAGCTAGTAGTCATGTCTCCATTGGCTAA